A region of the Thalassoroseus pseudoceratinae genome:
CGTACTCGAACGGATCACCCTCAAACCGTGGGATGAAATCACCTCGGAGACGGCGGCGGAAATTGCACTACCGACATCAATTGCCGACCAACTTCCGGATGCCCAATTACAAGTTCAGGTGGAACCCCGAGACGATGCCAAGCAGATTCGTGTACTCCTGAGTTGGCAGGGAACCGCCGGTGAGCAGTTGGCTCCCATCCGCTTGACCACTTGGGTCTACCCCACAGGAGAGGAGCTATGAATCAGAGACGAACTCTGCGACGTCGCGGTTCGATGCTCGTCGAAGTGTTGATGGCCATCAGCATTGGGGCGACGATTTCCGCTGTCTCGGTTGCGATGATCGTTCGGCTGTATCAAGTCGAGAAAACGATCAGTAATACGATGCAGACGACGGGAAGTTCACGGCGAATGGTCGATGAATTTCGCCAGGATGCCCACGCAGCGGCCAACGCGGAACTCATTCAAAACCAAGATGAGATGGTCACGGGAATTCAGTTTCATACGTCCGAATCGCAGGCCGTGACATGGAGTTTTGAAAACGAGCAGTTATCACGCACGGTTCACAACGATGACGAAACCACGCACTCCGACGAGTTTCGGCTCCCCGAAGCAACACGTGTGATATTCGTTCTGGACCAAGCCGAATCGACACCATTGGCAATCTTGCGGGTGCATCGATTGTCGGGGCCGGTCTCCCCTGCCCCCGAGACGGAATCACGACGTGAGTATCAGATCGTCGCGGGATTAGCGCGGAACCATCGTTACGAATCGCCCGCAGTTGGCGAGGGAGACACGCCATGAATCGTTTTCAAAGACGAACTCATCAACGTCGTGGCGGGATCATTGTCATCGCCATGGTTTGCCTGATGCTCGCAAGTTTTTTGGTGTTGCATTTGGCGCGGGTGACATTCGCGATTCGAACGCAACAACGTCAAGAACTGCATCTCGAACAAGCCACATGGTTGGCGGAAGCGGGCGTCTCGCGAGCGGCATTCCAACTTCGCCGTGATCCGGATTACTCCGGTGAAACATGGACGATTCCCGCGGACGACTTGAACGGCTTTGAGAGTGGTCAGGTCACGATTGAACTATTAGAGGATGATCGTTCGCAAGTCACCGTGACGGCGTTTTTCCCCATTGACTCTGCCACACCGATCCGCCGCACGAGAACCGTCACCGTGACGATTGACCAATCACCAATGCCGCCGCGTCCGGCCGTCGCCGAGAAACCAAATTCCTAACACACCCATCGCCCTGGAGAACTCCATGAGAACAACTTGTTCAAATCGTCCCACCAAGAATTCACGTGGCTTCACACTGATTGAGTTATTGGTCGTGATCGCCATCATTGCCATTCTGATTGCCCTACTGCTACCGGCCGTGCAACAGGCACGTGAAGCCGCCCGCCGGACAACCTGCAAGAACAATCTTGCACAAATCGGGTTGGCATTGTTGAACTACGAACACGCCTACGAGGTGTTGCCACCCGGCGTCGTCAATCCCACCGGACCCATCCGCTCGGTTCCTGAGGGATATCACATGAGCTGGATGGTGCAACTCTTACCGTATGTCGAACAGGTGCAAATGTTTCGACAATTCGATTTTTCCAAGAGTATCTATGCACCGGAAAACGCGAAGGTACGGGCGGTGGCATTGAACACTTACTTTTGCCCCTCCAGCCCCGGACCTCAAGTGCGAGAAAGCGGAGATCACATTGTTGACTTCGATGACCCCGTGCCACCTGCCGTTGAGATCGCAGTGACGAACTACGCAGCGTGTCACAACTCGACGGAGGAGCCCATCGACACCGATAACTCGGGAGTGATGTTCTTGAATAGCGCGATCCGCTATCAAGACATCCCCGATGGTAGCTCCAACACGATTTTCGTGGGCGAGAAGTTCATTGATCTGGATGATCTCGGTTGGGGATCGGGAACGAGATCGAGTTTGCGGAATACGAGCCGACTCAACAACGATTCCGCATTCAGCAGGGAACCCGATGCAAACTTCGTCGCCGCTGAACCATTGGCAGTTGGTGGATTCGGCAGTTTCCACGCAGGCGGCGCTCAGTTCGCCTTTGGTGACGGCTCCGTACGGTTCATGAGCGAGAACCTCGAACCGGCCGTCTTCCAAAGTCTTGGCCATCGCTCGGACGGCATGCTGATTGGCGATAATTTCTAAAGCACGACGGGCCACTGTCTCGGTCCGCAGGTCGCAACGGCAGACCGAGTTCTATCCGCATTCAACGAAGAAATTGAAGATGGCGTTCCACCGATCAAAATGGAGCGACCATCTTCAATTCTTGTTTCCTGCCGCATTTACACGATTGGCAAATCTTACGCAGCCGCCGACAGCGCTTCCGTTGTGGTGGAGCCCAGCGATTCGCGGAACCCATTCTCAGTTTGTTCGTGAAGCTTTCGCAGGCTGTCGGTCAGCATCGGCAAACCGCAACCGAGTTCTTGTCGCACACGCTGGCAATCAAGACTGGTTTCGCCGCGACCGAACCCACGCGGTGACTTCGCGGTTGCGGTGGCAAGTTCGCTGGTTGCTCCCGCGATGTCGAATTCCCGAGCGACTTGATGCCAGAACTGTGTGGGATTCACGCGTTCCGCACCCGCGATGTGGCAAATCCCTGAAAGGTCGTTCTCGATCGCTCGCATGAGGATCGTTGCCAACTCGGTTGCAAGAATCGGTGTGGCGTGACGGGTTGTATCGGCGGCCAAGACCTTCTTCGACTCTAACTCCGCTAAGCCATTTTCCAGCCACCCTTGACTGTTAGGGCTCCATCCGAAGGCGTGCGTTCGCACCACTAGGGCATTCGGATCAATCTTCAATACGCTCTCTTCGAGTTTGCGGATCGCCTTGGCTTCGGGGCTATCGCAAAGCGCTTGGCAGTCTTCTTCGTGGAACATCCACGGTCCGCTGAAAACCACATCGGAAGAAATGAGAACGAACCGACAACCGGCCGATTGTGCTGCGTTCGC
Encoded here:
- a CDS encoding PulJ/GspJ family protein, with protein sequence MNQRRTLRRRGSMLVEVLMAISIGATISAVSVAMIVRLYQVEKTISNTMQTTGSSRRMVDEFRQDAHAAANAELIQNQDEMVTGIQFHTSESQAVTWSFENEQLSRTVHNDDETTHSDEFRLPEATRVIFVLDQAESTPLAILRVHRLSGPVSPAPETESRREYQIVAGLARNHRYESPAVGEGDTP
- a CDS encoding DUF1559 domain-containing protein; protein product: MRTTCSNRPTKNSRGFTLIELLVVIAIIAILIALLLPAVQQAREAARRTTCKNNLAQIGLALLNYEHAYEVLPPGVVNPTGPIRSVPEGYHMSWMVQLLPYVEQVQMFRQFDFSKSIYAPENAKVRAVALNTYFCPSSPGPQVRESGDHIVDFDDPVPPAVEIAVTNYAACHNSTEEPIDTDNSGVMFLNSAIRYQDIPDGSSNTIFVGEKFIDLDDLGWGSGTRSSLRNTSRLNNDSAFSREPDANFVAAEPLAVGGFGSFHAGGAQFAFGDGSVRFMSENLEPAVFQSLGHRSDGMLIGDNF
- a CDS encoding sugar nucleotide-binding protein, encoding METILITGANTMVGANLVAELSESNQVYGVDANTSASECFATYQPTIVIHCGSASEASWVADGEADHTASEWANAAQSAGCRFVLISSDVVFSGPWMFHEEDCQALCDSPEAKAIRKLEESVLKIDPNALVVRTHAFGWSPNSQGWLENGLAELESKKVLAADTTRHATPILATELATILMRAIENDLSGICHIAGAERVNPTQFWHQVAREFDIAGATSELATATAKSPRGFGRGETSLDCQRVRQELGCGLPMLTDSLRKLHEQTENGFRESLGSTTTEALSAAA